In the genome of Bacillus sp. S3, one region contains:
- a CDS encoding YjcZ family sporulation protein — protein sequence MGYGYGGGYGGGSSFVLIVVLFILLIIVGASFMGGY from the coding sequence ATGGGCTATGGATATGGCGGAGGTTATGGCGGCGGCAGCAGCTTTGTTTTAATCGTTGTATTGTTCATTCTCCTTATCATTGTAGGAGCTTCTTTTATGGGCGGCTACTGA